One Oceanotoga teriensis genomic window, AAAGGTTACGATGTTTATACATTTGATTTACCAGGTCATGGAAATTCTAAAGGAAAAAGAGGAGATATACCAGATTTCTATGAACTTTATAAATTTATAGAAGATTATGTTCCAAATGAATACATATTATTTGGACATTCATTAGGAGGATGTATATCTACAAGATTTACAGAGTATACAGAAAAAAAACCTTTAAAATTAATTTTATCTTCTCCAGCACTTGGAGATGTAAAACAAAAAGAAAACTTAATAAAAATTTTAAGTATATTTCCAAAAATGACTGTAAAAAATGGAATATCACCCGAACTTTTATCTACAAATAAAGAAGCAATAAAAAAATATTTAAATGATCCTTTAGTCCATGATAAAGTGACTATAAGATTTATAAAAAATTTTTTTGTAGAAGCTCAAAAAGCTTTAGAAGAAATAGATCAAATAAAAATTCAAACAAGATTGATATATGGAACAGAAGATTATATAATAAACAAAAAATCTTATGATCTTATAAAAAATGAAAATATTGAAATAATACCTATGAAAAAAGGAAAACATGAACTTTTCGAATGTGAATACAATCAAGATGAGTTTTATAAAAAAATATTAGAAATGTTATAAGATAAAAAGGCATTAAATATATATATATATTTAATGCCTTTTTATAAAATAAAGTTAAATTATAATTAAAATAAAAAAGTGTATTGAATTTATAAATAAAATAATATATAATATAACTATACTTAATTACTTAACTAACTAACTATATATGTAATGGATGAGGTGAAAAAAGATGATAAGCGCTGAAAAACTGACGAAGAAATTTGGAGAATATGTAGCAGTAAATGAAATAAACATAAAAGTAAAAAGCGG contains:
- a CDS encoding alpha/beta fold hydrolase; translated protein: MELYTRKMNSKIDKIGNFVIIHGLGEHSGRYAKLISLVNEKGYDVYTFDLPGHGNSKGKRGDIPDFYELYKFIEDYVPNEYILFGHSLGGCISTRFTEYTEKKPLKLILSSPALGDVKQKENLIKILSIFPKMTVKNGISPELLSTNKEAIKKYLNDPLVHDKVTIRFIKNFFVEAQKALEEIDQIKIQTRLIYGTEDYIINKKSYDLIKNENIEIIPMKKGKHELFECEYNQDEFYKKILEML